The region ACGGCGGTTACCATTCCTCCTCCGGCTGTCACTTCAACAGTTCTGGATTCCATCTCTTCCTGAAGACGTGCAATCTTAGCCTGCATCTTCTGGGCCTGCTTCATTATATTTCCAAAATTCTGTGCCAATATACCTACCTCCTGAAATCTTAATTATTATTATATAAAGTGTTGCCTTGTTCCAACACTAATGCTTGCCCCATTTTTAACGCTGCGACGTTGAATCCTATGAACTATTAACACGCCCGGTACCGCCCGTAATCAATGATTACCTCTCGGAATAACTTCTTTCACCTCGGCACCCTCAAATACATCCAGAACCTTTTGCAACAGCGGCTGGTTCAGAGCTTCCTTCTTTATATCGTCGCCGCTGTTATTCCGGGCTCGGGCAAACCCATTTCCACTCATGTGGCTGCTGTCTTCCGGATCTGGTTCAACCGACTCGATTTTTACAACTACATCCTCCCGGAAAAAATCCTTCGATATCTCAGTCAGACGATCCTTTTGAATTTTCTCATTTATATAATCGAGAAAAACATATCCGCGTGGAAACCCTATACGTAAACACCCGTTTTCATACCCTAAAAATTTTCCCGGCTCAATTTTGGACCAGAGAGGAAAGCCCTTCTTCTTTACAAGGCTCTTAAAGTCTTCCCAGAGATTCTCAAGATTCATTTCTTCTTTGATTTCGTATCCCGCGCGACCCTTTTCAGATTCAGACAATTTCTCAAAAACGTTCAAAGGTTTCTGAGAGGATTTTATGGAAAGTTCTTCTCCCGAAGACAGCTTTCTCTCAAGGTTTTCCATCTTCCCCAATATCTCATCAACCGGTACCATCGGTTCAAGATAGGCCATCTTCGCAAGAACAAGTTCAATATTCAATCGCGGATTAATACTCCTTCTGATATCTTCTTCTTCACCAATAAGGACATCCAACAGGCGCTGAAGGGTCTCCCTGGAAACGCCCTCTACCTGTTCTTTCAACTTATCAATCTCACTTCCACCCAGACCGACAAGGGAAACATCACCCCCTAATATCTTTGTCAAAAGTAAATTCCTGAAATGACCCATGAGTACCTGGTAAAAGTATTTCATGTCCAGGCCTGAGTAATACCCTTCATCAATCATCTTCAAACATGCACCTGCGTTTCTCTCAAAAACTGCCGCAGAAAGATCAAAGAGAAGACCTCTGTCGGTTAAACCCAGAAGTTCTTTTATGTCACCGTCCTTAATATCGGTACCGGCATAGGATATTACCTGATCAAATATACTCTGGGCATCCCGCATGCTACCATCCCCGCCCTCGGCAATCCAGTCAAGACCGGTTTCACTTATAGTTATGTTTTCCAGGCTCGCAATATGGCGCAATTTATCAATGATAAGCTTTTGGGGTATCCTTTTGAAGTCGAAACGCTGACATCTTGAAAGTATAGTGGCAGGAACTTTGTGGGTTTCGGTTGTGGCAAATATAAAAATCACATGGGATGGAGGTTCTTCAAGGGTTTTAAGGAGCGCGTTAAATGCCTCCTTTGTCAACATATGTACTTCATCGATTATATAAATCTTGTAGCGTGAAGATGCCGGAGAAAATTTTACATT is a window of Syntrophales bacterium DNA encoding:
- the dnaX gene encoding DNA polymerase III subunit gamma/tau; protein product: MEYLVIARKWRPQVFEDVVGQDHVVKTLQNAISRSRVAHAFIFSGPRGVGKTSVARILAKALNCGKGPIETPCNECTNCREITDGTSLDVYEIDGASNRGIDEIRELRENVKFSPASSRYKIYIIDEVHMLTKEAFNALLKTLEEPPSHVIFIFATTETHKVPATILSRCQRFDFKRIPQKLIIDKLRHIASLENITISETGLDWIAEGGDGSMRDAQSIFDQVISYAGTDIKDGDIKELLGLTDRGLLFDLSAAVFERNAGACLKMIDEGYYSGLDMKYFYQVLMGHFRNLLLTKILGGDVSLVGLGGSEIDKLKEQVEGVSRETLQRLLDVLIGEEEDIRRSINPRLNIELVLAKMAYLEPMVPVDEILGKMENLERKLSSGEELSIKSSQKPLNVFEKLSESEKGRAGYEIKEEMNLENLWEDFKSLVKKKGFPLWSKIEPGKFLGYENGCLRIGFPRGYVFLDYINEKIQKDRLTEISKDFFREDVVVKIESVEPDPEDSSHMSGNGFARARNNSGDDIKKEALNQPLLQKVLDVFEGAEVKEVIPRGNH